One Streptomyces mobaraensis NBRC 13819 = DSM 40847 DNA segment encodes these proteins:
- a CDS encoding DUF6056 family protein, with protein MGVERLPGRTGWGQRAKDALNTDMLVKRGRWWPVLLCVIPLVLLAYAAWAARWVRPGGDDWCFLPVVRDGGLSAMVDKFYFKDNGRVVNAVLVWAYARFGVAGQQWFAPASGVLTLLLLWAFCAAALPATERRLPRGTALFVAATVTAVFLFGSLNTYKTFYWPAASVSHTLPPVFACAAIVPLLRATSLRGRALALCTAGTTGAALGMLSEETTVVALVALGCTVVISGRAIHATRRSFVRLWCAVAITGLVIGMLILYTSPGALHRRQTKNASIMLAPASLWESGYAFTYITLRCLTAWPYLAAFAGGLILGCLLVRASPERVTRAKNEALLIRSCVVVLLVAGYACTVIAYPAFRTGVMTSTRLWNDYLLLYVLFLVYAGALAACAWHRRGRKVATALAAGTAVYAVVCLGLAASLAVLDSDMAARARAWDQQDTRMRSQAAAGVPVLAYRRLPIRKMTEPFGQDGRKTWPAQCIARYYRVQDITNATGKP; from the coding sequence GTGGGCGTGGAACGCCTACCGGGAAGAACTGGCTGGGGTCAGCGGGCCAAAGACGCCCTGAATACGGACATGCTGGTGAAACGGGGACGCTGGTGGCCGGTATTGCTCTGTGTCATTCCACTGGTTCTGCTCGCCTACGCGGCTTGGGCCGCCCGTTGGGTGCGGCCCGGCGGGGACGACTGGTGTTTCCTGCCGGTGGTCCGTGACGGCGGGCTGTCCGCCATGGTGGACAAGTTCTATTTCAAGGACAACGGGCGCGTCGTTAACGCCGTGCTCGTATGGGCTTACGCGCGCTTCGGCGTCGCTGGACAGCAGTGGTTCGCGCCGGCCAGCGGGGTGCTGACTCTTCTGCTGCTGTGGGCGTTCTGTGCCGCCGCGCTGCCTGCCACGGAAAGAAGGCTGCCCCGCGGAACAGCGCTGTTTGTGGCGGCCACGGTGACCGCCGTCTTCCTCTTCGGCTCCCTGAATACCTATAAGACGTTCTACTGGCCGGCGGCATCCGTCTCGCACACGCTGCCCCCGGTATTCGCCTGCGCAGCCATCGTCCCGCTCCTGAGGGCCACCTCACTGCGGGGCCGCGCCCTAGCCTTGTGCACTGCCGGCACGACGGGAGCAGCACTGGGGATGCTGTCGGAGGAAACCACCGTGGTGGCACTGGTCGCCCTCGGGTGCACGGTGGTGATCAGCGGCCGTGCCATCCACGCCACACGGCGAAGCTTCGTCCGCTTGTGGTGCGCAGTCGCAATCACCGGCCTCGTGATTGGAATGCTGATCCTCTACACGTCGCCCGGTGCACTGCACCGGCGCCAGACGAAGAACGCATCAATCATGCTCGCCCCTGCGTCCCTGTGGGAGTCCGGGTACGCATTCACCTACATCACTTTGCGGTGTCTCACGGCCTGGCCGTACCTGGCAGCATTCGCCGGCGGCCTCATCCTGGGCTGTCTTCTCGTACGTGCCTCTCCGGAGCGTGTCACCCGCGCGAAGAACGAGGCGTTGCTGATCCGATCATGCGTCGTGGTTCTCCTGGTCGCCGGCTACGCCTGCACCGTCATCGCCTACCCCGCCTTCCGTACCGGCGTGATGACATCGACGCGCCTGTGGAACGACTACCTGCTTCTGTACGTCTTGTTCCTCGTCTACGCGGGTGCGCTCGCCGCCTGCGCATGGCACCGGCGAGGCCGAAAGGTCGCCACCGCCCTCGCCGCGGGAACGGCTGTGTACGCCGTCGTCTGTCTCGGCCTGGCGGCATCGCTCGCGGTCCTGGACTCCGATATGGCCGCACGCGCCCGAGCATGGGACCAGCAAGACACGCGGATGCGGTCCCAGGCCGCAGCGGGGGTCCCGGTTCTTGCGTACAGGCGGCTCCCCATCAGAAAGATGACCGAGCCGTTCGGCCAGGACGGTCGAAAGACGTGGCCGGCGCAATGCATCGCCCGCTACTACAGGGTCCAGGACATCACCAACGCGACCGGCAAGCCTTGA
- a CDS encoding glycosyltransferase, protein MPECNISIVVPCYNEDEVIDTFHATLLSVLEATQQAFEICYIDDGSSDDTLRCLCALAAGDRRIRYTSFSRNFGKEAAILAGLRMSRGEAVVLMDADLQHPPSLVPYMLQLRQHGYDQVVARRDRAGEGVLRSLISSAYYRAMGHGMDVDIIDGEGDFRLLSRSAVEAVLSMPETNRFSKGIFAWIGFETVSFTYHNVGRAAGRSKWGGRRLLNYGIDGLISFNNRPLRLAFYSGLALSFTAAVYALWTIVNVALHGVEVPGYTTLLTVVIALGGIQLVTAGIVGEYVGRIYYEAKRRPPYVVRATSDAPPPAQPADAVAVSRSGAHRPGPGSSPVGPRTRSRARTMRQFLTFAAIGIVNTSVYLTVYVALNSWLPYLAAHAIGFAVSVVGSFFLNTHITLHAKPTWRAFVRYPLSSIVNMLASGILLFLGVDTLGLNKNSAAVIAGILATPLSFLLARWAIVSGARGRRPSAAPYNAAADTEHEQTVDARRECRRAGGRW, encoded by the coding sequence ATGCCAGAATGCAACATCTCCATCGTCGTCCCGTGCTACAACGAAGACGAGGTGATCGACACTTTCCACGCCACACTGCTGTCCGTCCTGGAGGCGACACAGCAGGCCTTTGAGATCTGTTATATCGACGACGGCAGCAGCGATGACACCCTTCGATGCCTTTGCGCCCTCGCTGCCGGGGACCGTCGCATCCGCTACACCTCCTTCAGCCGCAACTTCGGCAAGGAAGCGGCGATCCTCGCCGGACTGCGCATGTCCCGCGGCGAGGCTGTTGTCCTCATGGATGCCGACCTTCAACACCCGCCCAGTCTCGTCCCGTACATGCTGCAACTGCGCCAGCACGGTTACGATCAGGTCGTGGCCCGCCGCGACCGTGCGGGAGAGGGCGTGCTACGCAGCCTGATCAGTTCCGCCTATTACCGGGCGATGGGTCACGGCATGGACGTCGACATCATCGATGGAGAGGGAGACTTCAGGCTGCTGTCGCGATCGGCTGTCGAGGCCGTACTTTCCATGCCGGAGACGAACCGGTTCTCCAAAGGAATCTTCGCCTGGATCGGCTTCGAGACCGTCAGTTTCACGTACCACAACGTCGGTCGCGCAGCTGGCCGGTCGAAATGGGGCGGCAGGCGGCTGCTCAACTACGGGATCGACGGTCTCATTTCGTTCAACAACCGTCCGCTGCGGCTGGCTTTCTACTCCGGTCTAGCGTTGTCTTTCACTGCGGCCGTCTATGCGCTGTGGACGATCGTGAACGTTGCCTTGCACGGTGTAGAGGTGCCTGGTTACACCACCCTTCTGACAGTGGTCATCGCGCTCGGCGGAATCCAGCTCGTCACGGCCGGCATCGTCGGGGAATACGTGGGACGCATCTACTACGAGGCGAAACGCCGCCCACCCTATGTAGTGCGGGCGACGTCCGACGCTCCGCCGCCCGCACAGCCCGCCGACGCTGTTGCCGTGTCACGCTCGGGGGCGCACCGGCCGGGGCCCGGATCTTCACCGGTCGGGCCAAGGACGAGGAGCAGAGCGCGCACGATGCGCCAGTTCCTCACCTTCGCAGCGATTGGGATCGTCAACACCTCCGTCTACCTGACCGTGTACGTCGCTCTCAACAGCTGGCTGCCGTACCTCGCCGCCCATGCAATCGGTTTCGCGGTAAGCGTGGTCGGATCATTCTTCCTCAACACGCATATCACCCTCCACGCGAAACCGACCTGGCGCGCGTTCGTTCGCTATCCCCTATCGAGTATCGTCAATATGCTGGCCAGCGGAATCCTGCTCTTCCTCGGTGTGGACACGCTGGGATTGAACAAAAACTCCGCCGCCGTGATCGCCGGAATCCTAGCCACCCCGCTTTCCTTCCTTCTGGCCCGCTGGGCGATCGTCTCCGGTGCCCGGGGCCGCCGACCCTCGGCCGCACCGTATAACGCGGCGGCCGACACGGAGCACGAACAGACGGTTGATGCGCGGCGCGAGTGCAGGCGCGCGGGCGGCAGATGGTGA
- a CDS encoding recombinase family protein translates to MITDPHRLVESHACPMSTCQAPVGSPCRTTSGKVALKYHTARFQLVPALRSELHVATPAVRHPGSVWTALPVQKLAVPAVPMEVRLAYARVSSRTQEIQSQIDALEASGAHRLFQEQISTRVRERPEMKAALAAAREYRSLGAKVTLVVHEMKRLGRGALELLKVAEELRDAEIELEFLTGPLAGKHDPAGPGAALFAFFAAMAESERDYIRDKTLEGQETARTKGKAIGGVKVSDEDMLATALRLRDQEHLSLREIASRLVIRTGKKRGQHPSPATVMRMLREHDEQTAADGASSR, encoded by the coding sequence ATGATCACCGATCCGCACCGGCTCGTCGAGTCGCACGCCTGCCCGATGTCGACCTGCCAGGCCCCGGTGGGCTCGCCCTGCCGCACCACTTCAGGCAAGGTCGCACTCAAATACCACACCGCCCGCTTCCAACTCGTCCCCGCACTCCGCTCCGAACTGCACGTCGCCACCCCTGCCGTACGGCACCCCGGTTCCGTCTGGACGGCCCTGCCGGTGCAGAAGCTCGCGGTGCCTGCCGTGCCGATGGAGGTCCGGCTCGCGTACGCCCGCGTCTCCAGCCGCACCCAGGAGATCCAGTCCCAGATCGACGCCCTCGAAGCATCCGGCGCGCACCGGCTGTTCCAAGAACAGATCAGCACCCGGGTCAGGGAACGCCCCGAGATGAAGGCCGCCCTGGCGGCAGCCCGCGAGTACCGCTCGCTGGGCGCGAAGGTCACCCTCGTGGTGCACGAGATGAAGCGCCTGGGCCGCGGCGCCCTAGAACTGCTGAAGGTCGCCGAGGAACTGCGGGACGCGGAGATCGAGCTGGAGTTCCTCACCGGCCCCCTGGCCGGGAAGCACGACCCGGCTGGCCCCGGGGCAGCCCTGTTCGCCTTCTTCGCCGCCATGGCGGAGTCCGAACGCGACTACATCCGCGACAAGACTCTCGAAGGCCAGGAGACCGCCCGTACGAAGGGCAAGGCGATCGGCGGCGTCAAGGTCTCCGACGAGGACATGCTCGCCACCGCCCTCCGGCTGCGCGACCAGGAACATCTGTCCCTGCGCGAGATCGCCTCACGGCTCGTGATCCGCACCGGCAAGAAGCGCGGCCAGCACCCCTCACCGGCCACCGTCATGCGCATGCTGCGCGAACACGACGAGCAGACGGCCGCTGATGGAGCCAGCTCGCGGTGA
- a CDS encoding esterase/lipase family protein, whose product MTGIRRLPRARRLRRLFQGLATLLPALGLVLAAGAAAPAATAGGERTVSRGWNDFSCKPSSAHPRPVVLIHGTLGNSVDNWLFLAPYLVNRGYCVFSLDYGQLPGVPLFNGLGPVEKSSAQLSTYVDKVRTATGAAKVDLVGHSQGGGVMPRYYLNFLDGAGKVNSLTALAPSNHGTTLSGLTKLMDKIPGARDAIHGLTPGLTDQAVGSEFLKRLNSRPDTAPGVRYTVVATKYDEVVTPYQTSYLSGPNVRNILLQERCSIDLSEHVATGMIDRVAFKEVANALDPAHATPATCADMVS is encoded by the coding sequence GTGACCGGAATCCGAAGACTGCCCCGCGCCCGCCGCCTCCGCCGTCTCTTTCAGGGCCTCGCCACCCTGCTGCCCGCCCTGGGCCTGGTCCTGGCCGCGGGCGCGGCGGCGCCGGCCGCCACCGCCGGCGGCGAACGGACGGTCAGCCGTGGCTGGAACGACTTCTCCTGCAAGCCGTCGTCCGCCCACCCCCGACCTGTCGTCCTGATCCACGGCACCCTCGGCAACTCGGTGGACAACTGGCTCTTCCTCGCGCCCTACCTGGTCAACCGCGGCTACTGCGTCTTCTCGCTGGACTACGGCCAGCTTCCCGGGGTCCCGCTGTTCAACGGCCTCGGCCCGGTCGAGAAGTCGTCGGCCCAGCTCTCGACCTACGTGGACAAGGTCCGCACGGCCACCGGCGCCGCGAAGGTGGACCTCGTCGGGCACTCCCAGGGCGGCGGCGTGATGCCGCGCTACTACCTCAACTTCCTGGACGGCGCGGGCAAGGTGAACTCCCTGACCGCGCTCGCCCCGTCCAACCACGGCACGACCCTCTCGGGCCTCACCAAGCTCATGGACAAGATCCCGGGCGCCCGCGACGCGATCCACGGCCTCACCCCCGGCCTCACCGACCAGGCCGTCGGCTCGGAGTTCCTCAAGCGGCTCAACTCCCGCCCGGACACGGCCCCCGGCGTCCGCTACACGGTCGTCGCCACCAAGTACGACGAGGTCGTCACCCCGTACCAGACCTCGTACCTCTCCGGCCCGAACGTCCGCAACATCCTCCTCCAGGAGCGGTGCTCCATCGACCTCTCCGAACACGTCGCGACCGGCATGATCGACCGCGTCGCTTTCAAGGAGGTCGCCAACGCCCTCGACCCGGCCCACGCCACCCCGGCGACGTGCGCGGACATGGTGAGCTGA
- a CDS encoding DNA polymerase III subunit alpha: MGARSAFPSEPTRPGSSQPFPAFPGPSTAAAAPSFPASSPASSPAVSTAPATSARRPAVRSGTPRARRAVPSFTHLHTASGFSARYGASHPERLAERAAERGMDALALTDRDTLAGAVRFARATAAAGVRPLFGVDLAVRGPEPAPGETVRRRTPVRGGAFVDESAPRAVFLARDGALGWAALCGLVTAAHGGHTAHGGHAGPTGSAGHTGPAERPELPWAEAAAAAAGPRPPVFVLLGPDSEVGRALAAGRPDRAARLLAPWRETFGRALRLEVVWHGRTGTGPGSLRLAARTLGLAVEQGVPAVLTNAVRYADPGQGPVADVLDAARRLVPVDFRRPEALDGGERWLKDPGAMSAAAERIAEAAGLRRDAAHRLLAATAETAAACRVDPEDDIGLGSVHFPEPRLVGADRRTADRVLRSRCTAGLVLRGYDRGARGRVYRDRLDDELDVIARRGFASYFLTVARVVDDARELGVRVAARGSGAGSLVNHLLGIAGADPVEHGLLMERFLSTRRAALPDIDIDVESARRLDVYRAIFDRFGPERVATVAMPETYRVRHALRDVGAALGMDPAEVDRLAKAFPHIRARDARAALAELPELRGIRPERYGRLWELTEALDALPRGVAMHPCGVLLSDATLRARTPVVPTSGEGFPMSQFDKDDVEELGLLKLDVLGVRMQSAMAHAVDEVERATGRRIDLDDPAQVRPGDPRTYALIRSAETLGCFQIESPGQRDLIGRLQPETFHDLVVDISLFRPGPVAADMVRPFIEARHGRAPARYPHPDLAEVLRETHGVVVFHEQVIEILRIMTGCDRGYADETRRALSRPEVLGRVRAWFAARAAERGYSAEVVRRTWEIVEAFGSYGFCKAHAVAFAVPTYQSAWLKAHHPAAFYAGLLTHDPGMYPKRLLLADARRHGVPVLPLDVNRSDAAYRIELVSERRFGIRLALSDVHGISEAETERIVAGRPYTSLPDLWQRARPGLPVAERLARVGALDAFGANRRDLLLHLAELHRHQRGPHRRGPAAAQPTLVDDARTEPIGLPDLDAKERLGAELNVLGMDTSRHLMTDHRAFLRELGALPANRLRDARHGETVLVAGAKAATQTPPIRSGRRVVFATLDDGTGLVDCAFFDDSHAACAHTVFHSWLLLVRGTVQRRGPRSLSVVGVRAWNLAELAALRAEGGLEAVAEVLARPAEEPDGTAPRRRVEMPTGYAMHPWADLRPAGEGAATGRKLWHASQGSAGR; encoded by the coding sequence ATGGGTGCTCGTTCGGCGTTCCCGTCGGAACCGACGCGTCCGGGGTCGTCGCAGCCGTTCCCGGCCTTCCCCGGGCCCTCCACGGCTGCCGCCGCCCCTTCCTTCCCGGCTTCCTCCCCGGCTTCCTCCCCGGCCGTGTCGACCGCTCCCGCCACCTCCGCCCGTCGTCCGGCCGTCCGGAGCGGGACCCCGCGCGCCCGGAGGGCCGTTCCCTCGTTCACCCACCTGCACACCGCCTCCGGCTTCTCGGCGCGGTACGGCGCCTCGCACCCCGAGCGGCTGGCCGAGCGGGCCGCCGAGCGGGGCATGGACGCGCTCGCCCTCACCGACCGCGACACCCTCGCCGGCGCCGTCCGGTTCGCCCGGGCCACGGCCGCCGCCGGGGTGCGCCCGCTGTTCGGCGTGGACCTGGCCGTCCGCGGCCCGGAGCCCGCGCCCGGCGAGACCGTCCGCCGCCGCACGCCCGTACGCGGCGGGGCGTTCGTCGACGAGTCCGCGCCCCGCGCCGTCTTCCTCGCCCGCGACGGCGCGCTCGGCTGGGCCGCGCTGTGCGGCCTGGTCACCGCCGCCCACGGCGGGCACACCGCCCATGGCGGGCACGCCGGGCCCACCGGGTCCGCCGGCCACACCGGCCCCGCCGAGCGGCCCGAGCTGCCCTGGGCGGAGGCCGCGGCCGCCGCGGCCGGGCCGCGCCCGCCGGTGTTCGTGCTGCTCGGCCCGGACTCCGAGGTCGGCCGCGCGCTCGCCGCCGGCCGCCCCGACCGGGCCGCCCGGCTGCTCGCGCCGTGGCGTGAAACGTTCGGTCGCGCGCTCCGCCTGGAAGTCGTCTGGCACGGCCGCACCGGCACCGGCCCCGGCTCGCTGCGGCTCGCCGCCCGCACCCTCGGCCTCGCCGTCGAGCAGGGCGTCCCGGCCGTCCTCACCAACGCCGTGCGCTACGCCGACCCCGGCCAGGGACCCGTCGCCGACGTCCTCGACGCGGCCCGCCGGCTGGTGCCCGTCGACTTCCGCCGGCCCGAGGCGCTGGACGGCGGCGAGCGCTGGCTCAAGGACCCCGGCGCCATGTCCGCCGCCGCCGAGCGCATCGCGGAGGCCGCCGGGCTGCGGCGCGACGCCGCCCACCGACTGCTCGCCGCCACCGCCGAGACCGCCGCCGCCTGCCGCGTCGATCCCGAGGACGACATCGGCCTGGGCTCCGTCCACTTCCCCGAGCCGCGCCTGGTCGGCGCGGACCGACGCACCGCCGACCGCGTGCTGCGCTCCCGCTGCACCGCCGGCCTGGTGCTGCGGGGCTACGACCGGGGCGCCCGCGGCCGCGTCTACCGGGACCGGCTGGACGACGAGCTGGACGTCATCGCGCGGCGCGGCTTCGCCTCGTACTTCCTCACCGTCGCCCGGGTCGTGGACGACGCCCGCGAGCTCGGCGTCCGCGTCGCCGCCCGCGGCTCCGGCGCCGGCTCGCTGGTCAACCACCTGCTGGGCATCGCCGGCGCCGACCCGGTCGAACACGGCCTGCTGATGGAGCGGTTCCTCTCCACCCGCCGCGCCGCGCTGCCCGACATCGACATCGACGTCGAGTCCGCGCGCCGGCTGGACGTCTACCGCGCGATCTTCGACCGGTTCGGCCCGGAGCGGGTCGCGACCGTCGCCATGCCCGAGACCTACCGGGTCCGGCACGCCCTGCGCGACGTGGGCGCGGCGCTCGGCATGGACCCCGCCGAGGTGGACCGGCTCGCCAAGGCGTTCCCGCACATCCGGGCGCGCGACGCGCGGGCCGCCCTCGCCGAGCTGCCCGAGCTGCGCGGCATCCGGCCGGAGCGGTACGGGCGGCTGTGGGAGCTGACCGAGGCGCTGGACGCGCTGCCGCGCGGCGTCGCCATGCACCCCTGCGGCGTCCTGCTGTCCGACGCGACCCTGCGCGCCCGCACCCCCGTCGTGCCGACCAGCGGCGAGGGCTTCCCGATGTCCCAGTTCGACAAGGACGACGTGGAGGAGCTGGGCCTGCTCAAACTCGACGTGCTGGGCGTGCGGATGCAGTCCGCGATGGCGCACGCGGTGGACGAGGTCGAACGGGCCACCGGCCGCCGTATCGACCTCGACGACCCGGCGCAGGTACGGCCCGGGGACCCGCGCACCTACGCGCTGATCCGCTCCGCCGAGACGCTCGGCTGCTTCCAGATCGAGTCGCCCGGCCAGCGCGATCTGATCGGACGGCTCCAGCCGGAGACCTTCCACGACCTCGTCGTCGACATCTCGCTGTTCCGGCCGGGCCCGGTCGCCGCCGACATGGTGCGCCCCTTCATCGAGGCCCGGCACGGCCGCGCGCCCGCCCGCTACCCGCATCCGGACCTGGCGGAGGTGCTGCGCGAGACCCATGGCGTGGTCGTCTTCCATGAACAGGTGATCGAGATCCTTCGGATCATGACCGGTTGCGACCGGGGTTACGCGGACGAGACCCGGCGCGCGCTCTCCAGGCCCGAGGTGCTCGGCCGGGTGCGCGCCTGGTTCGCGGCCCGGGCGGCGGAGCGCGGCTACTCGGCCGAGGTCGTCCGCCGCACCTGGGAGATCGTCGAGGCGTTCGGCTCGTACGGCTTCTGCAAGGCGCACGCGGTCGCCTTCGCGGTGCCCACGTACCAGTCGGCCTGGCTGAAGGCCCACCACCCGGCCGCCTTCTACGCCGGACTGCTCACCCACGACCCGGGGATGTACCCCAAGCGGCTGCTGCTGGCGGACGCGCGACGGCACGGGGTGCCGGTGCTGCCGCTGGACGTGAACCGGTCGGACGCCGCCTATCGGATCGAACTGGTGTCTGAAAGACGGTTCGGGATCCGGCTCGCCCTCTCCGACGTGCACGGCATCAGCGAGGCCGAGACCGAACGGATCGTCGCCGGCCGCCCGTACACCTCCCTCCCGGACCTGTGGCAGCGGGCCCGGCCCGGCCTGCCCGTCGCCGAACGGCTGGCGCGCGTCGGCGCGTTGGACGCGTTCGGCGCCAACCGGCGCGACCTGCTCCTGCACCTCGCCGAGCTCCACCGCCACCAGCGCGGGCCCCACCGGCGGGGGCCCGCCGCCGCCCAGCCGACCCTGGTCGACGACGCGCGGACCGAGCCGATCGGCCTGCCCGACCTCGACGCGAAGGAGCGGCTGGGCGCCGAGCTGAACGTGCTCGGGATGGACACCTCGCGCCACCTGATGACCGATCACCGCGCGTTTCTGCGGGAGTTGGGCGCGCTTCCGGCGAACCGGCTGCGTGACGCGCGGCACGGTGAGACCGTCCTGGTCGCGGGCGCCAAGGCGGCCACCCAGACCCCGCCGATCCGCTCCGGCCGGCGGGTGGTCTTCGCGACCCTGGACGACGGCACCGGTCTGGTCGACTGCGCCTTCTTCGACGACTCCCACGCGGCCTGCGCCCATACGGTCTTCCACTCCTGGCTGCTGCTGGTCCGCGGCACGGTCCAACGGCGCGGCCCGCGCAGCCTGAGCGTCGTCGGCGTCCGGGCCTGGAACCTGGCGGAACTGGCCGCGCTCCGGGCGGAGGGCGGCCTGGAGGCGGTGGCGGAGGTGCTGGCCCGCCCGGCGGAGGAGCCCGACGGGACCGCTCCGCGACGGCGTGTCGAGATGCCGACCGGCTACGCGATGCACCCGTGGGCCGACCTCCGGCCGGCGGGCGAGGGGGCGGCCACGGGACGGAAGTTGTGGCACGCGAGTCAAGGGAGCGCGGGGCGGTGA
- a CDS encoding membrane protein, protein MSSFVREVRDAVTGRAALLVTGVLVLQLAFIASYVGAFHHPKPQDIRLGVVAPRQVAGSLAERLGGLPGDPLEPEVKAGRAAAERGLRERDLDAALVVDPRGTEDTLLVASGAGASLAQAAEAVVTRAEAAEHRSVRTVDVAPAAAGDSRGLTSFYLVVGWCVGGYLCAAILAISAGARPANRHRAVIRLGALAAYAAVSGLLGAVVTGPVLDALPAGVAPLWGLGALVVFAVGALTLALQSLAGVVGIGLAIAIVVVLGNPSAGGAYPYPLLPPFWRAIGPALPPGAGTWSARSLAYFDGNALTCPLLVLSAWAVAGAAVTWVGAIIRERKKTIAERNEGFGERKSTAG, encoded by the coding sequence ATGAGCTCTTTCGTCCGGGAGGTGCGCGACGCGGTCACCGGCCGGGCCGCCCTCCTGGTGACCGGCGTCCTCGTCCTCCAGCTCGCGTTCATCGCCTCCTACGTGGGGGCCTTCCACCACCCGAAGCCGCAGGACATCCGGCTGGGCGTGGTGGCGCCCCGGCAGGTGGCCGGTTCGCTGGCCGAACGGCTGGGAGGGCTGCCGGGCGATCCGCTGGAGCCGGAGGTCAAGGCCGGCCGGGCGGCGGCCGAACGGGGGCTGCGAGAGCGCGATCTGGACGCGGCCCTGGTGGTCGACCCGCGCGGCACCGAGGACACCCTGCTCGTGGCGAGCGGCGCGGGCGCCTCGCTCGCGCAGGCCGCCGAGGCGGTCGTCACCCGGGCGGAGGCGGCCGAGCACCGGTCGGTGAGGACCGTCGACGTCGCTCCCGCCGCGGCCGGCGACTCCCGCGGGCTGACCTCGTTCTACCTGGTGGTGGGCTGGTGCGTGGGCGGCTACCTGTGTGCCGCGATCCTCGCGATCAGCGCGGGCGCCCGTCCCGCCAACCGCCACCGCGCCGTCATCCGGCTGGGCGCGCTCGCGGCCTACGCGGCCGTCTCCGGCCTGCTCGGCGCGGTCGTCACCGGGCCGGTCCTGGACGCGCTGCCGGCCGGCGTCGCCCCGCTGTGGGGGCTGGGGGCGCTGGTGGTGTTCGCCGTGGGCGCCCTCACCCTGGCCCTGCAGAGCCTGGCGGGCGTCGTCGGCATCGGGCTGGCGATCGCGATCGTCGTCGTCCTCGGCAACCCGAGCGCGGGCGGCGCCTACCCCTATCCCCTGCTGCCGCCCTTCTGGCGGGCGATCGGCCCGGCGCTGCCGCCCGGCGCCGGCACCTGGTCGGCCCGCTCCCTCGCCTACTTCGACGGCAACGCCCTGACCTGCCCCCTTCTGGTGCTCTCCGCTTGGGCGGTGGCCGGTGCCGCGGTCACCTGGGTGGGCGCGATCATCCGTGAACGGAAGAAGACCATCGCCGAACGGAACGAGGGCTTCGGCGAACGGAAATCGACCGCCGGGTGA
- a CDS encoding subtilase-type protease inhibitor, giving the protein MRYITGGIALGSALILGSLVGAGATASATPAPAPAAQQSLYAPSALVLTVGQGDKAASAGVQRAVTLNCMPKPSGTHPDARGACDQLRAASGNFAEITKIKSGTACTKEWNPFVVTAEGVWEGQRVKYEHTFANPCEMKAGKGTVFEF; this is encoded by the coding sequence ATGCGGTACATCACTGGGGGGATCGCCCTGGGGTCAGCGTTGATCCTGGGCAGCCTGGTGGGGGCCGGGGCCACCGCTAGCGCGACGCCCGCGCCCGCACCCGCCGCCCAGCAGAGCCTGTACGCACCCTCGGCACTGGTGCTCACCGTCGGCCAGGGCGACAAGGCGGCCTCCGCCGGCGTCCAGCGCGCGGTGACCCTCAACTGCATGCCCAAGCCGAGCGGCACCCACCCGGACGCCCGTGGGGCCTGCGACCAACTGCGCGCCGCGAGCGGCAACTTCGCCGAGATCACCAAGATCAAGTCCGGCACGGCCTGCACCAAGGAGTGGAACCCGTTCGTCGTGACGGCGGAGGGCGTCTGGGAAGGCCAGCGCGTCAAGTACGAGCACACCTTCGCCAACCCGTGCGAGATGAAGGCGGGCAAGGGCACCGTCTTCGAGTTCTGA
- a CDS encoding S1 family peptidase codes for MRNKRIARTTVPAALVTPSVRRAAALAVALLAVSALTSTPAGAAPGAPEVPSAARLAALSTAVGEADVPGTAWAVDERSHEVVVTADATVPAEGVARIRRAAGPDTDAIRVERAPGAFRPLIAGGDAVHAGDWRCSAGFNVRKGTTYYFLTAGHCTQGKPAYFVDPGHRMSVGPTAGSTFPGADHGLVRYANGSLPHPSAVDLYDGRSQRITSAGTPRVGQSVRRSGSTTGVRDGRVTGLNATVNYGNGQVVRGLIKTDVCAEPGDSGGALFSGSTALGLASGGSGDCRKGGTTFYQPVVAALDAYGVRLF; via the coding sequence GTGAGGAACAAGCGCATCGCCCGCACCACCGTCCCCGCCGCCCTCGTCACCCCGTCCGTCAGGAGAGCCGCCGCCCTCGCCGTCGCGCTGCTCGCCGTTTCCGCCCTCACCTCCACCCCCGCCGGGGCGGCCCCCGGCGCCCCGGAAGTGCCCTCCGCCGCCCGGCTCGCCGCACTGAGCACCGCGGTCGGGGAAGCCGACGTCCCGGGCACCGCCTGGGCGGTCGACGAGCGGTCCCACGAGGTCGTCGTCACTGCCGACGCGACCGTCCCGGCCGAGGGCGTCGCCCGGATCAGACGGGCGGCCGGGCCCGACACCGACGCGATACGCGTCGAACGCGCCCCCGGCGCCTTCCGGCCGTTGATCGCCGGCGGAGACGCGGTGCACGCCGGCGACTGGCGCTGCTCGGCCGGCTTCAACGTCCGCAAGGGCACCACCTACTACTTCCTCACCGCCGGTCACTGCACCCAGGGCAAACCCGCGTACTTCGTGGACCCCGGGCACCGCATGTCCGTCGGTCCCACCGCCGGCAGCACGTTCCCCGGCGCCGACCACGGCCTCGTGCGCTACGCCAACGGCTCGCTGCCCCACCCGTCCGCCGTCGACCTCTACGACGGCCGGTCCCAGCGCATCACCTCCGCCGGCACGCCCCGCGTCGGGCAGAGCGTCCGCCGCAGCGGCTCCACCACCGGGGTGCGCGACGGCCGGGTCACCGGGCTGAACGCCACGGTCAACTACGGCAACGGGCAGGTTGTCCGCGGCCTGATCAAGACGGACGTCTGCGCGGAGCCCGGCGACAGCGGGGGCGCCCTCTTCTCCGGTTCCACCGCGCTGGGCCTGGCCTCCGGCGGCAGCGGCGACTGCCGCAAGGGTGGGACGACCTTCTACCAGCCCGTCGTCGCGGCGCTCGACGCCTACGGCGTCCGCCTCTTCTGA